The Centroberyx gerrardi isolate f3 chromosome 13, fCenGer3.hap1.cur.20231027, whole genome shotgun sequence genome contains the following window.
GGTCTCCCATTGGCTGGCAGAGTCACTCTCTAAAACATCCAGGTCAGCAGCATCCATTCGGTCCAAACCAGAGACACATATTGACCAATCGACTCTCAGCATCtggacaaaacaaacacacacacacacatacagtattaagTTAAACAAAACATCATAGGTTGTTGACCGCTTCCTAAGGTTAGCATCAAATCTTGCTTTAAGCCCAAACTTCTGTAACTGAGTGTTGCCTCATCGCTGGACAAATTTCAACTgtatacgcacgcacacaaacacacacacacacacacacacacacacacacacactcacacacacgctcacctcACCTCGTCTATTTGTTGCTCAATCGTTCCCACCTCTGGTATGTGGTTGAACTGCCGCACAAGGTTTTTCAGACTGCTCTCGAAGCGTCTCATCCACTCATCACTCACACTCAACCCACAAGAATGCATCAACTCATTCCTGTATCGGATCACCTaggaccaaacacacacacacacacacacgcacacacacacgattatTAGAGAACATTATTTATAACAACAGCTGTCACATTGTCAGTCTTTGTATCAACAGTCCAGTCCAATTAATTTGAAAAAGAAACAAGGCAACAATAAATATGCTGTCTCCCCTCTGGgacaatcagtaacaaatatgtcacgtTGTTTTGACCTACAtgaccccaaccccccacccccctacccccAATTTTGTCAGTATCTGATCAGTGGCGAGACATAGCATGTGATGGAAAAACGAATAAACTAAAGAATGGTGACGCACCCATAGTCCCCCCCTGATTGTGGGGGACAAAAATGTCATCAATAAATTGTGGCAAAACAGGATGGATTGGAAATTCTGGATTGGATTTGactgtatttgagtgtgtgtgtgtgtgtgtgtgtgtgtgtgtgtgactatatGTTACCTCTCTAACCAGTTTGGTGTCTATGGAGCGGAAATGATCGCAGTAGTTGATGAGGttgagcagagcagaggcatCGCACTTATCTGCCCCCTTCACTTTCACCTGGCCCCGCGGCATATaggcctagagagagagagagagagagagagagagagagagagagagagagaattaatcACTAGAATCTGGTAGAAAGGTGAGATGgttccatttgttttatttcatgaacAAGTGTTAATATCTTGAAGCAATGCAGAACAAGGcaaatcactccactagtatcaagacaATGACCCGGGATTCACTCTCTCTGGATTAACGAGGCCTGGGATAAGGAGAGGGAGGCTTAATgtttagagagaccgtcctccAGTGGAAAAGTCACGGGTTCAATCCCCATCCAATGTGTACCGGTCAAGTCAcgtgaagtgtccttgagcccCTACCTAcccactcattgtaagtcactctggatgagagcatcagctgaacgcctaaaatgtaaatgtgaaatgtaggAGTGGCTAACAGTCTGTTcactgagagcagagagagactgcCAGGTCTGGAGTCACACACATATCTCTGACCTCTTTCTGGCAGCCCTGATCATTTCAAACGTGTCCTTACATTTGCTGAACAAAAtcaattaaaggtgctatgtgtagcattttaaacttcaatatatcattgtcaaattaactgtgatgccttggtataattaccgtaaacaaatgagaccatggtggagacgattggtagcctccaTCTCACatcagtggtattgttagttcaactgtttctcaaaattaagaccacatttcccataaacccacTGTTGCTTCCTGTTACAAAGAGGATGCTACCTGGAGCACCAGTGGAGCACCTTCCTCCTGTTTTGTGGTGTAACGCAATCCAGTAGATCTGTTTGTTTagggtaattatactaatgtctccaaATTAATgttgtaatgatttattgatgttaaaatgctactcGGTGCACCTTTGaagagcaaatcaacactaaatcacaggGGAGAAAATCATAAactgtaaagcatgttgcaGTTGTGGCCAAacctcaatcagtgatgtcaaagtaGGTGTTTGGCATCatctgtcaaaggcaaaatacctgatttgaTGTCACCGATTGGgatgtggccagaagtgcaacatgcttgaaaGTTTCAACCTATAGAAAGCAGTGCAACAATGATTTTCTGAATGTATCTGCgatatgtgatttagtgttaaTTTGCCGTTTAAAGACCCCTTGAAACGGCATCTATACTTCCTTGAtatgatgtatttcctgttgaaacaggatgttggggcaggcataatgcagtgagggatcattcaaaagtctaaatcaatggaatatgagtcagggagagaaaggcagttttatttgatgggaggggccaGATTGCTTAAAAAtctctgatggttttattgtttggaatttttattactggtgcagcatgaggtcaccatgaaagattcACTGTTTTCCAAGGAAActataaaagaaggaagggtcaTTACGTCATGTGACAGCATTCAAATTTTGCATTGGTGCCAGACTTTGGTGCCACTTctattgaagttaatggggCGGGCATGGCAAGTCCCACTATAACCCATCATATCTGTGTTGTTTCACCTTTGACTGAAAAATGcttccacaaaataaaaaaaaacacattacgtGATGTTGACTGATGTTTTTTATCTAAATGTGCACGTTCGTTTTCCTTGTTATTGGTCTCCAAACAGATCATGGCTCTGTCCAGCAGCTGCATATAGCTCAACTCAAGCCCCTGTTTGGTCCAAGATAGCTACATCATGATACATGACCAAACAGGGCAGGTCCGACCTGTTATCGCTGACCGGACTGCAATTATAACCAGATCAATTTATTAATGGCTCTGATTATAACTGGCTGGACTCAATGATATGGCCTGCCAGAGTTAGGTAAATATCCTTAAACCAAACTAGGACTTGACCGTATGCTACAATGCCTTGCAGTTTGCCTCAGTGATTTACATTCGTACTAGTCATCTATCCTATATTATTAGCTAGCACACACATAAGTCATGATGACAACGATTAAGCTAGAGAGGCTGTAACATTTGCTATCACTCACCAACACCGCAGCTCcctgactgaaaaaataaagCACGTTCTTCAaaccctgtctgtttcttttacaCCTTCACGAGGATTATTTCTTACTAACGTTAACGGTTTTTAACGGTTTATAAACCGGACGTCTCAACAGAGGAGATGGGATCCCATTCACCTCAACGTCGGCCGAACTGAAAGTTTTCACACTTGGCACCAATGTGCATTCACGCGCTACACAGTGACGTAATgacccttccttcttccttgctgttttccaggaagtaaaagtaatgggagttcatttcatggggactttaaataAGGGACTGGAGGGTTCTTGAGCAGTATAGATACCTTGGCCAGTTCCCAGTGGTCGTGACTCCAGGAGGGGGGGGAACAGTTGTCCCAATTCACTGTGGCATCAGgctgtctgtggtgtctcagGATCACTTTCCCCCACTCTGAGCACACCTTACATAGCCCAGTCAGGGCCCcagactggacacacacacacacacacacacacacacacacacacacacacacacacagaaatatcaTACATACACTGTTAGTCCCTATGAGAATATCGAAGGAATATTATGAtgataaaaataccattaagtatAATAAGGTCACCATACACTCAGTACTAAGTACCACAGATACATTGTAAGTCCCTACAGGGCTATTACaagaatattataatgataccacaggagataaaaaaatataccaTTAAGTAGGctacaataaagtcactattgagtaccacagaaaCACTATATACAGGCCATATGGGAGTATTACAGGAATAATaaagtgatttttcgttaggatTTTGTTGCTAGATCATATATTATGGGGAAAAATACGTGTCTTCATATAGAAGCAGGCTATGAAATGCTTTGGACGGAGTTCTCTGTTAAATAGAATACGTTGGTTAAGTTTTAATAGCAAAAAGCAGAATTTAAAGGCAAATTCCTTATTCCTTACACCTTATTCCCTCTCGGCCTGCATGAAGTCCCACACTGTCTCCGCAGAAGAGGGTTTTGATTGAGCAGATCGCCATGGAAAGCTCTCATCTGGTTGTTAATGAACGGATGCAGCCTCTGCTGCAGTATTAGGAGACATCGTCCTGCTTTCAGCCAGTTTTTATACCCGCTTTCATTCAGTCGGTCCCTCAGCTCCTCGAGAACCATCTCGACTCAACTTGCTTATACTCAACAACAAGGCGACGGGGCAAGTCGGGACGACTCCAGAGAGTCCTCGGAgtttccgcccatagacttgaGCTCCACCCAGTCAGTGCAACAAGGGCAGAGCCTCTCGTCTAATGTGCAGCAGTGGCCACAAGATGGCGCCATCCGCATTGGAAACGCAGGGAAGGGCCTCTACCATGcgattgctgctgctggaggcagGAGGTGGGCCACTCATAGTATGGATTCAGTAGGCTATAGGAATTTATTTTATGCAACTAATTGATAACAAAGGTGTTAGACTGCACTAACGGCCCCTATAGCAGTTTTCTTGCAGAGGTCCAGAAGAAGCTGGTGGACGTCTTTTGGTCAGGACATCCTTGGCTGATGCTGCTGTCTTTTACCTGCCTGTCCCATAGAGGGGGGGCTAGGGGGGGccgaccctaaccctaaccctggagGAGCTGAGCGCCGCAGGTCTCTCAGGTTTCTAAACATCCTGCAAGGCCGGGACTGTGGGTATGGCAGGAGCCTCTATTCCGTAACCCAGCGTTTCCTCTGGAGCCGGTGCCGTTCTGCCACCCCAAGCGCCTTATGAGAGGTGGCATCACCAAGCTGCAACATCTGCCATGTCCTGTCAGGGGAGGGTGGAAAACCCCCCAAGAGCTCGGCCAGCAGGCTGGACTGCCCTCCCCGAGGCTGCTGGAGGGGTTCAACGGGGAAGTGCTGGAGTTTCTGACAGATGCCGCGTGTCATCTGAAACTGGGAGCATGCAGGGGGAAGGGAGGCTGCTGACCTGGGCAGTGTGGACAGACAGCAGTTAAGGTCCTGTATGCAGTAATATAGTAgtatgtaaaatggaaagtaCACCCTCAAACAATTAAACTCTTATTCctatggataactggccaaatgtagatgatgtgatgtcatgttgagatatttccagcagctacaatggagtttaatagcataACAATTTTCAACCATCTGAAATatcaacggtaaatgtcagtccctcagaattaAAGAGTAAGggcctcagtagaccagaatgcaatgcagccacaagaccttgcgttttgagtaaggggcacgactcactttttctcaaccggaaaaactcgctctcttgctTTTACTATCACTAAtatcgctattgctctctcttcaGGCATGTTTTCTGGGGGATGTtgaagggcattctgggaaatgtaggaaatcactaactgaagtagaggtagacgaggcaggttgagggaaagtgggtacaacaaaaaatgaattacaaccctttttaacaaaataaaagagcaGCAATTTTCTGACCTGCAggaacaaggtgtgtgtgtgtgtgtgtgtgtgtgtatgtgtgtgtgtgtgagtttttaaTGTGTTCGTTCTGAGCGTGTTTAGTTtctcatctctatctctctcgctctctctctctctctctctctctctgtgcatgaatgtgtgtctctgttgtgtagcgagaaagagagacagagagacagagagatttaaGGTTTATattgaccttattgtactttatggtatttttaattTCCCATGGTATTATTTTAAGTTATACATGTAGTTTCACTGTGATGTTTGTATAATCTCCCTCTAAAATTCATTATAGGATAACTCTGGAACCTACATATTCATGTAGGTTTCCTCTCACAGTCCAAACACaggcaagtcaggtggattggagactctaaattgcccataggtatggATGTGagtgactgtctgtctatctgtgttagtcCTGTGATGGACCGGCGACCTGCAcatgtttccctgccttccacccaatgcatgctgggataggctccagcccgcCGTGACCCTGAATAGAAATAAGCAGGTAAAAGGGGAGCATGCATTCTAGTTTTTGTGTGACTGACTTAACCCTTGAACAGGGTAACAAGACGAGAAATGTGGCTCAAGAAATGGGCTGAAATAGTCAAAACCCAAATTAAAACATATTATACAACCAAGAGCAATTATGAAAATGAAAGCACATTTGTGTTGTATCAAATAATTTCATCTTTACATGAAAATTTAATTAGTCTTTTAGgatgcacacagaaaaacaaatatcccTCTATCTTTGTAATTGGATCTCTATGGATTTGATGATAGTTAAAGTAGATTAGACgccctggagtgtgtgtgtatgtgtgtgtgtgtgtgtgtgtgtgtgtgagtgagtgtctgtgtgtgtgcgtgcgcataaATGAGCCTTGTTCAGC
Protein-coding sequences here:
- the LOC139918196 gene encoding uncharacterized protein CXorf38 isoform X2, whose amino-acid sequence is MVLEELRDRLNESGYKNWLKAGRCLLILQQRLHPFINNQMRAFHGDLLNQNPLLRRQCGTSCRPRGNKSGALTGLCKVCSEWGKVILRHHRQPDATVNWDNCSPPSWSHDHWELAKAYMPRGQVKVKGADKCDASALLNLINYCDHFRSIDTKLVREMLRVDWSICVSGLDRMDAADLDVLESDSASQWETSADSISQWEAEVLRERLEELLHDAETQDTEQLTRLGDFLQANRDLAELFSAELQAISSLKARE
- the LOC139918196 gene encoding uncharacterized protein CXorf38 isoform X1; this translates as MVLEELRDRLNESGYKNWLKAGRCLLILQQRLHPFINNQMRAFHGDLLNQNPLLRRQCGTSCRPRGNKSGALTGLCKVCSEWGKVILRHHRQPDATVNWDNCSPPSWSHDHWELAKAYMPRGQVKVKGADKCDASALLNLINYCDHFRSIDTKLVREVIRYRNELMHSCGLSVSDEWMRRFESSLKNLVRQFNHIPEVGTIEQQIDEMLRVDWSICVSGLDRMDAADLDVLESDSASQWETSADSISQWEAEVLRERLEELLHDAETQDTEQLTRLGDFLQANRDLAELFSAELQAISSLKARE